A window of the Pseudomonas sp. B21_DOA genome harbors these coding sequences:
- the gbcB gene encoding glycine-betaine demethylase subunit GbcB, translated as MSNSFLNPVTTQTWANGRHIVRCVKVIQETWDVRTFCFMADQPILFFFKPGQFVTLELEIEGQPIMRSYTISSSPSVPYSFSVTIKRVPGGKVSNWLHDTLHEGQELAVHGPVGLFNAIDFPSPKVLYLSGGVGITPCMSMARWFYDTNANVDMTFVHSARSPKDIIYHRELEHMASRIDNFSLHLICEKHGLGEPWAGYRGYLNHKMLELMVPDFLEREVFCCGPTPYMTAVKRLLEAAGYDMSRYHEESFGATPPEARADAVEQAEQAADAPEIDAADLHQVEFTASGKSIRVGPGETVHAAAAKLGLMIPKACGMGICGTCKVMKLGGEVEMEHNGGITEDDEAEGFILSCCSVPKGMCGLSFNEEK; from the coding sequence ATGTCCAACAGCTTCCTGAATCCGGTCACCACCCAGACCTGGGCCAATGGCCGACACATTGTCCGTTGCGTCAAAGTCATCCAGGAAACCTGGGATGTGCGCACCTTCTGCTTTATGGCCGACCAGCCGATCCTGTTCTTCTTCAAACCGGGGCAGTTCGTCACCCTGGAGCTTGAAATCGAAGGCCAGCCGATCATGCGCTCGTACACGATTTCCAGCTCGCCGTCGGTGCCGTACAGCTTTTCGGTGACGATCAAGCGCGTGCCGGGCGGCAAAGTGTCGAACTGGCTGCATGACACGCTGCATGAAGGGCAAGAGCTGGCGGTGCACGGGCCGGTCGGTCTGTTCAACGCGATCGACTTCCCGAGCCCGAAGGTTCTGTATTTGAGCGGCGGCGTCGGCATCACGCCGTGCATGTCGATGGCGCGCTGGTTCTACGACACCAACGCCAATGTCGACATGACGTTCGTGCACAGCGCGCGCTCGCCGAAAGACATTATTTACCACCGCGAGCTTGAGCACATGGCGTCGCGGATCGACAACTTCAGCCTGCACCTGATCTGCGAAAAGCACGGCCTCGGTGAGCCATGGGCCGGTTATCGCGGTTACCTGAACCACAAGATGCTCGAACTGATGGTTCCGGACTTCCTCGAACGCGAAGTGTTCTGCTGCGGCCCGACGCCGTACATGACCGCGGTCAAACGCCTGCTGGAAGCGGCCGGCTACGACATGTCGCGCTACCACGAAGAATCCTTCGGCGCCACGCCACCCGAGGCCCGCGCCGACGCGGTGGAACAGGCCGAACAAGCCGCCGATGCGCCGGAAATCGACGCCGCGGATCTGCATCAGGTGGAATTCACCGCCTCCGGCAAAAGCATTCGCGTCGGCCCGGGCGAAACCGTCCACGCAGCCGCCGCCAAACTCGGCCTGATGATCCCGAAAGCCTGCGGCATGGGTATCTGTGGAACGTGCAAGGTGATGAAACTGGGCGGCGAAGTGGAGATGGAGCACAACGGCGGGATTACCGAAGATGACGAGGCTGAAGGGTTTATCTTGTCGTGCTGCAGCGTGCCGAAGGGGATGTGCGGATTGAGTTTTAATGAAGAAAAGTAA
- a CDS encoding electron transfer flavoprotein subunit alpha/FixB family protein, protein MSDIIRRDPRAEWIARNRLHPLHAAMQPAQHSWMGPNGVIRKNLHGMGFIGPNGIKRIDRSGAQQGGAVKRSAAVEVQLPLHQVPAPAFYISVVPDMVGGRLSSHDRDLLGLAHQLAGSDGAVLAVVFGEHKESAFETAGVDRLLVLEGEEFSGYAPEQRVQGLRAVDNQFNPRHWLLPDSRSGGGELGRRFAAALGERPATRVWQVKDQECIGRAGAGLQDLARPVARLILAAAECAEPVSETRHEALPVELSTSVARSLSRIEDLGAVAVDPAAIPMAEAEFIFSGGNGVKDWQLFHETAAALGATEGASRVAVDDGFMARDRQVGASGTWVTARVYVAVGISGAIQHLQGIGACDKVVAINLDPGCDMIKRADLSVIGESAEILQALIEAVAAYRNEAKRDAA, encoded by the coding sequence ACCGGCGCAGCACAGCTGGATGGGGCCCAACGGCGTTATCCGCAAGAATCTGCACGGCATGGGTTTTATCGGCCCCAACGGCATCAAACGCATTGACCGCAGCGGCGCGCAGCAGGGTGGGGCGGTCAAGCGCTCGGCTGCTGTTGAAGTGCAGTTGCCGCTGCATCAGGTACCGGCTCCGGCGTTCTACATCAGCGTGGTGCCGGATATGGTCGGCGGCCGCTTGAGCAGCCACGACCGCGATCTGCTCGGCCTCGCTCACCAACTGGCCGGCAGCGATGGTGCGGTACTCGCCGTGGTGTTCGGCGAGCACAAGGAAAGCGCTTTCGAAACCGCCGGCGTTGATCGCTTGCTGGTGCTTGAAGGTGAGGAATTCAGCGGTTATGCACCGGAACAACGGGTGCAGGGTTTGCGCGCTGTGGATAACCAGTTCAACCCGCGTCACTGGTTGCTGCCGGACAGTCGCAGCGGTGGCGGCGAACTCGGTCGGCGCTTTGCTGCTGCACTGGGCGAGCGCCCGGCCACGCGGGTCTGGCAGGTCAAGGATCAGGAGTGCATCGGCCGCGCCGGGGCCGGATTGCAGGACCTGGCGCGTCCAGTGGCGCGGTTGATTCTCGCCGCTGCCGAATGCGCAGAACCGGTCAGCGAAACTCGTCACGAAGCGTTGCCGGTTGAGTTATCCACAAGCGTTGCGCGCAGTCTTTCGCGAATCGAGGATCTTGGTGCCGTGGCGGTGGATCCGGCTGCTATCCCGATGGCCGAAGCCGAGTTCATTTTCTCTGGCGGCAACGGGGTCAAGGACTGGCAGCTGTTTCACGAAACCGCCGCAGCACTCGGCGCCACCGAGGGTGCTTCGCGCGTTGCGGTGGACGACGGCTTCATGGCCCGCGACCGCCAGGTCGGCGCGTCCGGCACCTGGGTCACCGCGCGGGTTTATGTGGCTGTGGGTATCTCGGGAGCGATCCAGCACCTGCAAGGCATTGGCGCCTGCGACAAGGTGGTGGCGATCAACCTCGATCCGGGGTGCGACATGATCAAGCGTGCCGATCTGTCGGTAATCGGCGAAAGCGCAGAGATTCTGCAAGCGTTGATCGAAGCGGTCGCGGCTTACCGCAACGAAGCCAAACGCGATGCGGCTTAA